The genomic stretch AATGCATAAAAGTTTAGTAGTGAGACTTTCAAGGTTTATTCTTTGAAATTAAGCATATAACAACATAACGATAAGCTAATTCAGCCTAACAATAGCCCCCATTGAAGGAGAGGACATCATGTATATCGGTATCGATATCGGCACATCGGGTGTAAAAACGTTACTCATGAATGAGCAACAAACCATTATCGGCTCAGCACATGCTGGGCTAAGTGTTACCCGCTTGCATTCTGGCTGGTCGGAACAACATCCGGCGGACTGGATCAGCGCAACACAAACCACCTTGGACACGCTTGCCCAACAGTTCCCCGCTGCAATGGCGGCAGTCCGAGGGCTGTCATTGTCTGGGCAGATGCACGGTGCGACCCTGTTAGATAAAGATCATCAAGTATTGCGCCCCTGCCTCTTGTGGAACGATACCCGCAGCCATCTGGAAGCCGCCGCGCTAGATGCCAACCCGTTGTTTCGCCAGATGTCCGGGAACATCGTTTTTCCGGGCTTTACTGCCCCCAAATTGCTGTGGGTGAAGCACCACGAACCCGCCATTTTCGATCAGGTAGCGCAAGTCCTGTTACCCAAGGATTATGTACGCCTGTGGCTAACCGGCGAAACGGTGTCGGATATGTCGGATGCGTCCGGGACGTCATGGCTCGATGTCGCCGGACGCTGCTGGTCGGATGAATTGCTGGCTGCCAGCAGTATGCAACGCAGCCAAATGCCACGTTTGGTGGAAGGCACTGAAAACAGCGGCGCGTTGCGTACTGTACTGGCTAAACGTTGGGGGATGCAGCAATCGCCGCTGGTGGCCGGTGGCGCAGGTGACAATGCGGCCTCGGCTTGCGGCATGGGAGTTGTACAAGCGGGTAGCGCTTTTGTTTCGCTGGGAACATCCGGGGTGCTGTTTGCGGCTAATGCCACGTATCTACCGAATCCCGGCAGTGCGGTACACGCTTTTTGCCATGCCATACCGGATACCTGGCATCAGATGGGGGTTATCCTCTCAGCAACCGATGCCTTGAACTGGTATGCAGGCATTACCGCTATTCCCGCTGCGGCCTTGACCGCTGCGTTGGGGGAACACCTGAGCGCCCCCAGTGGCATCACCTTCCTGCCTTACCTGTCTGGGGAACGTACCCCGCATAATGATGCCACCATTCGGGGGGCATTCATCGGCCTTGAACACCAGCACACCCGGCAACACCTGACGCAGGCTGTCTTGGAAGGCGTTGCTTTTGCCATTCGCGATAATCTGGGAGCACTGAATGCCGCTGGTACTAATCTGCAACGGCTGACGGCTGTCGGGGGTGGTTCAAAATCGCATTACTGGCTGCGCCTGATCGCTACCGTACTGAACCTACCAGTCGATATTCCCGCAGATGGGGATTTCGGCGGGGCTTTCGGGGCGGCAAGGTTGGCATTGATTGCCGCCAATAATGCTGACCCGCTGAGCGTTTGCCAACCACCGCCGATTAAACAGAGCATCGCCCCACAATCAGCGTTAACGGTAGCCTATGAAGATGCCTACCAACGTTACCGAGCTGTTTATCCGCTCCTGAAGCAGCGTTAATAGCGACAAGCGTATTCACGGCTCGAGCACGCTAACATGATACAACGGGTTAGTTTATCTAACCCATACCTCAATTTATTCTCACTTGTTGCAGTGCAGCATCAAGAGTAGAGTGACCCCATCAAGAACATTCCAATAGAGGAAATAATTATGTTTAGCATTCCAACCATCATCGTTAATTTATGGGCATTTTGTAAAACAGAAGTAAGCATTTACAAAACCATTAACACATTGCGTGCGTTTAGTGATCGCGAATTAGAAGACCTGGGATTATCCCGCTTTACTCTGCAAGATGCAGTGCGCAATGGTCGTAAGAATCAGGAGCTTTTCAGATAAAAAAAGCCCCCTCTCGGAGGAGAGGAGGTAACTGAGGAGTCGTAAAAGAAACTGTTAAAAAGACCCCTCCCTTATGAATGACTCAACATAAGGGAAGGGTTAACCAGAGCCGTTAAACCAGACTATCCTAACGGCTCCAATGTCCAGAAAAGTAGAGGAGTCGACTCAATACCTGACTGTGGACATTCAGGCCACTTTAACCAATTCGCAGTTAAAGCGGGCAATGCTTTCAATACCTGCCCAGTCATGGGCGAGAACTTTATCTTCCGGGGTCAACCACGAACCACCCACACACAATACATTGGGTAATGCCAAGTATTCGCGAATGGTTTGCACGCTAATGCCACCGGTTGGGCAGAAACGCACATCAGGCAAAGGCCCATGGATGGATTTCAACATTTTCACCCCACCCGCTGCTTCAGCCGGGAAAAACTTCAGGGTGTCATAGCCACGTTCCAGCAATTTCATCACCTCGGATACCGTTGCAGCACCGGGCAATAGCAGCAAACCTTCATCTTCTGCCGCCGACAGCAAGCTATCGGTGACACCGGGCGACACCGCAAAACTGGCACCTGCCGCTTTCACCGCTTTCACATCAGCCGGGGTCAACACCGTGCCCGCGCCGACGATACTGCCAGGCACTTCACTCATGCGACGGATCACTTCCAAGGCCGCCGAGGTACGCAAAGTCACTTCCAGCACATGCAGGCCACCGCTGACCAATGCCTGCGCCAAGGGCTGGGCAAGCGTGGCATCATGAACGACCAGCACCGGAATGACCGGCACTTGCTGGCAAATACTTCTAATTGACATGGTTATGCCCTCTCTGTATCAGTAAACAGGGCACTTGCCCCACTCGCGGCGGCGCTGACATGCGAACGGAAAACCTGAAACAGTTCCCGCCCACAACCAGAGCCGTTGGCACTCAAATCCACACTGACTGGTGCACGTTCTGCAAACCCTGCTGTCAGCACTTCCAGATGACCGTTATCCACATCCAGTCGGATCAAATCGCCATCACGGATTTTGGCTATTGCGCCCCCATCCATCGCCTCTGGGCTGACATGAATAGCCGCCGGAACTTTGCCGCTGGCTCCTGACATTCTGCCATCCGTGACCAGCGCGACGTGTTGCCCACGATCCTGCAACAAGCCCAACACTGGCGTCAGGCCGTGCAACTCCGGCATTCCATTGGCTTTTGGCCCCTGAAAACGCACCACACACACAAAATCCCCTTGCAGCTCACCCGCCTCAAACGCAGCTTTAACCGCTGCCTGATCGTGGAAAACCTTCGCCGGGGCTTCAATCAGGTGTTTATCCGGCTTAACTGCCGACACCTTGATAACCGAATCGCCCAGATTGCCCAATAACCGCACCAAACCACCGGAAGGTTGGAACGGCTGGACAACCGGGCGTAAAACGTCCGTATCATGGCTGGTGCTCGCACCTTCGCGCCATGTAACGGTTCCATCTGCTGCCAGCACGGCTTCTTGCGTATAGTGATGCAAGCCCTTCCCGGCAACAGTGTCTACTTCTTCATGCAATAGCCCCGCCGCCAACAATTCGCGGATCACGAACTGCAAGCCACCGGCCGCATGGAAATGGTTCACGTCCGCCACCCCGTTGGGGTAGACCCGCGCTATCAGCGGGGTAATCGCGGACAAATCAGCAAAATCTTCCAGACACAGTACAATGCCCGCCGCCCGCGCCATCGCCACCAAATGCAACAGCAAATTGGTCGAGCCACCGGTGGCGTTCAAGCCAACAATGCCGTTCACAAACGCATTGACCGTGAGGATGTTGGCAGCAGGCGTGTAATCCTGCCCCTTTGCCGTCATCGCTAACGCACGCTGCGCACCCGCAACCGTCAAGGCTTCGCGCAACGACGTACCCGGATTGACAAAACTGCTACCGGGCAATTGCAAACCCATGAATTCCATCAACATCTGGTTGCTGTTCGCCGTGCCGTAGAACGTGCAAGTACCCGCGCCGTGGTAGGATTGCATTTCAGCTTGCAGCAATTCCGCACGCCCCACTTTGCCCTCAGCGTATTGCTGGCGCACTTTGGATTTCACATCATTCGCCAGCCCCGACACCATCGGGCCTGCGGGCAGGAAAATGCACGGTAAATGCCCAAAACTAGCCGCTGCGATCACTAACCCCGGCACAATCTTGTCGCATACCCCCAGAAAAGCGGCAACATCAAACACATTGTGTGACAAGGCAACGGCGGCACTCATGGCGATCACATCGCGGGAAAACAAGGATAATTCCATGCCCTCCTGCCCTTGCGTTACCCCATCACACATCGCGGGAACGCCCCCGGCAACCTGAGCGGTTCCGCCGACTTCACGCACGGCCGCCTTGATCAGGTCGGGGTAGTAAACGAAGGGCTGGTGCGCCGACAGCATGTCGTTGTATGCGGTGACAATACCCAGATTGCCCGCTGTCCATTCCACCAGTTTCAGCTTGTCCGCATTGGGAACGGCGGCGACTGCATGTGCCAGATTGCCGCAACTCAGCTTGCTGCGCGGGGTCACGGGGTTAGCCGCTGCCACTTGCTGCAAGTAAGCCGCACGGCTCGCCGCACTACGAGCTTCAATGCGCTGAGTGACTGCCACTAATTGTGGGTGAAGCGTGTGATGACTCATGATTCGATCTCCCGCCAGCGGCGTCCGTCGCGTGCCATCATTTCAATGGCAGAAATAGGGCCGGAAGTACCCGGATCGTAGCCATCAGGCTTTCTACCGGATAATTGCCATGCCTCGATGATGGGGTCTATCCATTGCCACGCGGCTTCCACTTCATCACCACGCATGAACAGGGTTTGGTTGCCGCGTACTACATCCATCAGTAAACGTTCGTAAGCATCCGGCATCCGCCAGTCCTCGTTCTGACCTTCCGCAAAGGCCATATCCAGTGGAATGTCGTGCAGACGAAAACCACCCGGCCCCGGTTCCTTGGTCATGATATGCAGGCGCAGACCTTCATCTGGCTGCAAACGCATGGTCAAGACATTGGGGAGAATCGGCGTCGGCAGATCACCAAACATGAGGTGTGAAGGCTGTTTGAAGACCACCGCAATTTCGGCGGATTGCGCTTTCAAACGCTTGCCGGTACGTAAATAAAAGGGCACGCCTGACCACCGCCAACTATCAATCTCGACTTTCAACGCAACATACGATTCGGTCATACTGGCGGGATTTCCCACTTCTTGGATATAAGCAGGAGAGGAGGAGCTTGCCAAATATTGTCCGCGAACCGTATGGTCGAGAACTTTTCGCCCGGAGAGAGGGCGCAGGGAACGCAGTACCTTCAACTTTTCATCGCGGACTGCATCCGCCTCAAAACGATAGGGCGGCTCGATAGCGATCAGGCAGAGCAACTGCAACAGGTGATTTTGCACCATATCGCGGATAGCACCAGCGGTATCGTAATAGCCACCGCGCGAACCGACACCGAGGGACTCGGCGGCAGTAATTTGCACATGGTCAATACACTGAGCATTCCAGACAGGCTCAAACAAAGCATTGGCAAAGCGCAGTGCCATCAGGTTCTGCACGGTTTCTTTGCCAAGATAATGGTCGATGCGGTAAATGGCGTGCTCGTCAAACACCTCACCAACTTGCGCATTCAATAAGGCGGCGCTGGCATGGTCATGCCCCAAAGGCTTTTCCAACACCAGACGGGCATTGTTACCCGCCAACCCTGCGCCTGCCAAGCCGTGGGAAATAGCGCTGAACAAGGCGGGCGCTACCGCCAGATAATAAATACGAATCCGTTCCGGGCAAGTATCCAGAATGGTTGCCAGTGACTGAAAGCTGGCGGGGCTCATCAGATCCACTGCATGGTATTCCAAGCGCTCTAGAAAACGCGCCAGAGTTTCCGCTTGAGCCTCAACCGCACGTAAATGGGTTTGCAGGGCATCAGCAACCTGTGCACGGTATTCCTCAAGCGTTTGGTGGTCTAATGCCAACGCAATAATACGGGCTTGTGGCGGAATTTGTCCGACAGCATCGCGACGGAACAAAGCGGGCAATAACTTGCGTAAGGCCAGATCCCCCGTGCCACCAAAAATAACCAGATCAAAGACCTCAACCGGAATAATGACATGACTCATACAAGTAATTCCTCTGGATAATCAGCAAGTGCCAACTCGACTTCTTTAGCCGATGGCAGATCAGCCCCTTGGCGTGAACAGGTAATGGCAGCAGCACACGCCGCTTTATGCCCAATACGCTGCAAGGTTGATGCTGTTAATGCTGCTACCCAATCAGCCGTATTGGCTTGTAAATCCAGCAAACTGTCTAATAACGACGCTTGGAAAGTATCCCCAGCGCCAACGGTATCCACCACGTTGACACGCGGGGTTGGCAAGGTCACTTGCGCCTGTTGGCTCCACAACGACGCACCTTCACTGCCACGGGTTAACGCTGCAAGTTTTACGCCAACCGCCAACCAGTCGGCGATAATGCTTTCGGGTGCAATACCGGGGTATAAGGCTGCCAAATCTTCATCACTGACTTTGACAACATCCATAAAGGGCAACAATTGGGTGATACGCTCACGCCATTGGTGCACATCTGGCTCGACCGTCAAACGAATATTCGGGTCAAGTGACAACAAACACTTGCCCGCTTGTCGACGAGCAAGTGCCAGCAAGGTATCCGCTGTGGGGGCAACCACCAACGAATACGACCCCATGTGAATACCTGTTACCTCGGTGTCATCAAAGGCAATATCTGCCGGGGCTAATAGCCGATCGGCAGCACCTTCACCGTAAAACGCATAGTTGGGCACGCCCACGGCGTTTTTCTGGATGAAACCCAAGGTCGTCGGCGCGGCTTTACGGGCAATGAAATCGGTAGATACCTGCTCCGCTTGCAGCACCGCCATCAAGCGGTCACCTAAAAAATCGGTGGAAACACCGGTCAATAACGCAACGGTCTGCCCCAGACGGCGCAGACCAATCGCAACATTGAACGGTGAACCACCGGCTCGCGCCGCAAACGGTACAGCAAATGCTGATTGACTCACCCCTTCCGGGACAAACACATCAAACAACGCCTCACCACAAACAACAAACATGGGGTAGTTTCCTTAGAAGGCGTAATCGAAACGCATACGGACGGCATTCAGCTTGTCATCCTTGACCACATTATCGGCTTGAGATGTATTGGCAGCGAACGTGACGGTAGCATCTTTCACACTAAACAGCGGCACGGTGTAGGTAGCAT from Thiothrix litoralis encodes the following:
- a CDS encoding DUF1127 domain-containing protein: MFSIPTIIVNLWAFCKTEVSIYKTINTLRAFSDRELEDLGLSRFTLQDAVRNGRKNQELFR
- the zwf gene encoding glucose-6-phosphate dehydrogenase, producing the protein MSHVIIPVEVFDLVIFGGTGDLALRKLLPALFRRDAVGQIPPQARIIALALDHQTLEEYRAQVADALQTHLRAVEAQAETLARFLERLEYHAVDLMSPASFQSLATILDTCPERIRIYYLAVAPALFSAISHGLAGAGLAGNNARLVLEKPLGHDHASAALLNAQVGEVFDEHAIYRIDHYLGKETVQNLMALRFANALFEPVWNAQCIDHVQITAAESLGVGSRGGYYDTAGAIRDMVQNHLLQLLCLIAIEPPYRFEADAVRDEKLKVLRSLRPLSGRKVLDHTVRGQYLASSSSPAYIQEVGNPASMTESYVALKVEIDSWRWSGVPFYLRTGKRLKAQSAEIAVVFKQPSHLMFGDLPTPILPNVLTMRLQPDEGLRLHIMTKEPGPGGFRLHDIPLDMAFAEGQNEDWRMPDAYERLLMDVVRGNQTLFMRGDEVEAAWQWIDPIIEAWQLSGRKPDGYDPGTSGPISAIEMMARDGRRWREIES
- a CDS encoding carbohydrate kinase family protein, with translation MFVVCGEALFDVFVPEGVSQSAFAVPFAARAGGSPFNVAIGLRRLGQTVALLTGVSTDFLGDRLMAVLQAEQVSTDFIARKAAPTTLGFIQKNAVGVPNYAFYGEGAADRLLAPADIAFDDTEVTGIHMGSYSLVVAPTADTLLALARRQAGKCLLSLDPNIRLTVEPDVHQWRERITQLLPFMDVVKVSDEDLAALYPGIAPESIIADWLAVGVKLAALTRGSEGASLWSQQAQVTLPTPRVNVVDTVGAGDTFQASLLDSLLDLQANTADWVAALTASTLQRIGHKAACAAAITCSRQGADLPSAKEVELALADYPEELLV
- a CDS encoding bifunctional 4-hydroxy-2-oxoglutarate aldolase/2-dehydro-3-deoxy-phosphogluconate aldolase, giving the protein MSIRSICQQVPVIPVLVVHDATLAQPLAQALVSGGLHVLEVTLRTSAALEVIRRMSEVPGSIVGAGTVLTPADVKAVKAAGASFAVSPGVTDSLLSAAEDEGLLLLPGAATVSEVMKLLERGYDTLKFFPAEAAGGVKMLKSIHGPLPDVRFCPTGGISVQTIREYLALPNVLCVGGSWLTPEDKVLAHDWAGIESIARFNCELVKVA
- the edd gene encoding phosphogluconate dehydratase, which encodes MSHHTLHPQLVAVTQRIEARSAASRAAYLQQVAAANPVTPRSKLSCGNLAHAVAAVPNADKLKLVEWTAGNLGIVTAYNDMLSAHQPFVYYPDLIKAAVREVGGTAQVAGGVPAMCDGVTQGQEGMELSLFSRDVIAMSAAVALSHNVFDVAAFLGVCDKIVPGLVIAAASFGHLPCIFLPAGPMVSGLANDVKSKVRQQYAEGKVGRAELLQAEMQSYHGAGTCTFYGTANSNQMLMEFMGLQLPGSSFVNPGTSLREALTVAGAQRALAMTAKGQDYTPAANILTVNAFVNGIVGLNATGGSTNLLLHLVAMARAAGIVLCLEDFADLSAITPLIARVYPNGVADVNHFHAAGGLQFVIRELLAAGLLHEEVDTVAGKGLHHYTQEAVLAADGTVTWREGASTSHDTDVLRPVVQPFQPSGGLVRLLGNLGDSVIKVSAVKPDKHLIEAPAKVFHDQAAVKAAFEAGELQGDFVCVVRFQGPKANGMPELHGLTPVLGLLQDRGQHVALVTDGRMSGASGKVPAAIHVSPEAMDGGAIAKIRDGDLIRLDVDNGHLEVLTAGFAERAPVSVDLSANGSGCGRELFQVFRSHVSAAASGASALFTDTERA
- the xylB gene encoding xylulokinase, which codes for MYIGIDIGTSGVKTLLMNEQQTIIGSAHAGLSVTRLHSGWSEQHPADWISATQTTLDTLAQQFPAAMAAVRGLSLSGQMHGATLLDKDHQVLRPCLLWNDTRSHLEAAALDANPLFRQMSGNIVFPGFTAPKLLWVKHHEPAIFDQVAQVLLPKDYVRLWLTGETVSDMSDASGTSWLDVAGRCWSDELLAASSMQRSQMPRLVEGTENSGALRTVLAKRWGMQQSPLVAGGAGDNAASACGMGVVQAGSAFVSLGTSGVLFAANATYLPNPGSAVHAFCHAIPDTWHQMGVILSATDALNWYAGITAIPAAALTAALGEHLSAPSGITFLPYLSGERTPHNDATIRGAFIGLEHQHTRQHLTQAVLEGVAFAIRDNLGALNAAGTNLQRLTAVGGGSKSHYWLRLIATVLNLPVDIPADGDFGGAFGAARLALIAANNADPLSVCQPPPIKQSIAPQSALTVAYEDAYQRYRAVYPLLKQR